The Apus apus isolate bApuApu2 chromosome 1, bApuApu2.pri.cur, whole genome shotgun sequence nucleotide sequence ATGTCCTTAGTAAGTGTGCCCTTCATCGAGTTAACTATTCTCAAGCAATCGGAAATGTCAGTCTCCTACCAAATATTGTTCAAACTAAAACAATAAATCTTGTTAAGGCTTACTTGCAATTTATCATTTTCAAGTTCATTCATTGTAACCTACGTATGTTAAAAAAAGCCCAgagattttgtcttttttaaagctTGAAGGAAGTTTTTCAGAACAAGCTGAATCATTTATTATCAATGCAAAACTAAAACTTGGATTCCAATGAGGGGGTTTTGACAGCTAAGATCATCTAGATTACAGCACCTTATACTTAAAACATGGTCACATAAGCACAAATTTCTTAAATTTCTCTgcaaagtaaaggaaaaaagaggatgaaatattagagaagaaaaactttaaaagcCTACCAatctttcctgaaagaaaaaaaaaaaaaaaaaaaaaaaagtggaactTTCAGCTACCACCTGGGTTTCAGGGTGTTTAAAGTTACCCAATGAAATTCTTTTCCGATTCGACCAATCAgaggcggggggcggggccgtCACACAGTATAAGTTAAAGCGGCAAGCTCTTACAACTCGCTATAGCAAAGCAGGGGTGTAGAGATGGCTCGTACAAAGCAGACGGCGCGCAAGTCGACGGGCGGGAAGGCGCCCCGCAAGCAGCTGGCCACCAAGGCGGCCCGCAAGAGCGCGCCGGCCACGGGCGGCGTGAAGAAGCCGCACCGGTACCGGCCCGGCACGGTGGCGCTGCGCGAGATCCGGCGCTACCAGAAGTCGACGGAGCTGCTGATCCGCAAGCTGCCCTTCCAGCGGCTGGTGCGCGAGATCGCGCAGGACTTCAAGACCGACCTGCGCTTCCAGAGCTCGGCCGTGATGGCGCTGCAGGAGGCGAGCGAGGCCTACCTGGTGGGGCTGTTCGAGGACACCAACCTGTGCGCCATCCACGCCAAGCGCGTCACCATCATGCCCAAGGACATCCAGCTGGCCCGGCGCATCCGCGGCGAGCGCGCCTGAGCTTCCTGCCCCGCCAGCACCAAACCCAAAGGCTCTTTTAAGAGCCACCACACCGCCACTAAAGAGAGCTGAGTCTCTGGTTAGCATTTGTTACGGTGATTTTCCAAAGCAGCGCTGATTCTCGAAATAACCTGAGTGAAGGTGCGGGCCGTAGGAAGCGAGGGACACTCCTGCCCCCGGTGTGTTACCGGCTCCGAGGTTCCCCGTTTAAAGCTGCCGGCGTGGGGCGGGAGCAGCGGGGTCGACAGCGATGCCTAGAGAACAGGCGGCCTTTCAGCAGGAGGAGTCAGGGAAGCCGTTTCCGCACAGGGCTCCTAGCCCCTTTCCCCCGCAGTCCCTGGGCCGCTAGGGATGCTCTTGCCCGTTCCTTCTGCCCCCGCCTTCCCGCTTTGTCCCGCCCCCGAACGGCAGAGACGGGAAGCGCCGCCATTTCACGAGTGGGGTCCCGGCTGCGGCTGCCGCCGTGAAACCCGCGGCGAGGGAGCACCACCTCTCCTAGAGCGTGCCCCCGGCAccttgcttttctctccagCGTAGCCCTTCCATTCCCTTTTCGAAGGAAGAACAGGAGGAGTGATCGGGACGGGTAGGCAGCGAGTGAGGACAGACCTTCCCTAACTCATGCATTGTATTTTTTCTCGAGCTCAGAGAGCCCCAGAGTCAGGCGCTACACGCGTTGCCCTGGTCATTGTGCTGCAAATGCAATCGAGACATTTTCCATCACTCACTTCAAGCTCGCGTGTTGCTTGTGGCTCAGATGGTTGGAAGGACCCTGAGCAAGACCTGCGAGCACCGACAGCGAGAACCCAGCCGCCGTTTCCTCCCCCCGTTCCTCGCCTCCCTCCCTCAACTGTGTTAAAACCACAGGAACACCACAGACAAGCCCTCAGTGACTAAAGCTCTTTTGCTGATAGCGTGGGTGGCTCTGAAAAGAGCCTTTGTGTTAATAAAAAACGATGACCTCTCCCACAAATCGAGTTTAACCGCCGAAGCCGTAGAGGGTGCGTCCCTGGCGCTTCAGGGCGTAGACCACGTCCATGGCCGTGACAGTCTTCCTCTTGGCGTGCTCGGTGTAGGTGACAGCGTCACGGATCACGTTCTCCAGGAACACCTTCAGCACGCCGCGCGTCTCCTCGTAGATGAGCCCCGAGATGCGCTTGACGCCGCCACGGCGAGCCAGGCGCCGGATGGCCGGCTTGGTGATGCCCTGGATGTTGTCGCGCAGCACCTTGCGGTGGCGCTTGGCGCCCCCCTTGCCGAGCCCCTTCCCGCCCTTGCCTCTGCCAGACATGATGTCACTCTGCTCAACCCAAGCAGCGAGTGGCGGGAGCGGGCGCTCGCGCCGCTCTATATGGCCGGTGGTCCGACCTGGTTGAGGACTGCGACGGGGCAGGGCAAGGGCGGGCTCTTCTCCGCGCCCTTCCCCCTGCGGGCAGGGGCGTTCGTGCCATCGCCTCCGAGAGGCGGCCGGGATGGGCCGCACACGGGGCGGGTCCCGGGCCCGTGGGACAACCAGCCCCGCCTCCAGGCTCGGCCTGGGGAACCTGGGGCGACCAAGCCCCGCCGCGGGGGACACCCTCCTTCCCGCCGCGCACGGCCCGGCTTTCCTGGCCCGGCGGTTGCGGCGCCCGGCGGTGCCGGGGAGGGGGAGATGCGGGCCCCGCCGGCTGCGGGTCTGCAGCAAAATCCCGCCaatggcggcggcggggccgcgaGCGCCGcttcccgcccgccccgcccctcccgcgcGCCGCAGCCGCCATTTCGCGGCGCCCTGAGaattggggggggggagtttCTTTGTGCTCAAGTAAATCCACGGTTTTTAAATGAATGCTGAGTAAAAGTATTAATCCAGTTTTATGTATTCTTATTCCGACGAGTGTTTACAATGTGTGGTGTTGTTGAAGTAACTATATGCCTTGATATTgtactaatgaaaaaaatactgattgcTTCAGGTGCCTTTAAGAAAGTGTGACATCTGTTCGTTTTTATGTTCTTATTCTTTGTTGATAtgtattatctttttttctgatttttgtttcatataGTTTTGGACACATTTATAAACTAGTCTACATCTGCACTCAGAGGGAAGACATTTGGAGTAGTTGCTTCatctaaataattttcagaaatatcaaGTTtccaaatgtaatttatttcagaaaatgtgtatAAATTTCCTCTCTTTATCCTTTCCTTTCATCTTATGGCCTTTTCAGTAGAGATATATTATGCTGTAGGAACCTAACCCATATATTCACTGTTTGTCTAAGTAGTTACAAGCTCTTGCTCTGTGTAGTGGCAGAAAAAATTAACCATTTGAGAAGGCTGAAAACTAGCAGAAATAACTATCAAGGTATGCAATATATAATGCAATTATGTTCAATATGTTGATCTCAACATGTCCAAGATCTGCAGTAGCTGTCTGTAACCTTTAAACCAGACCTCTCAAATGTGATTCTAAGGTGCACTTTAgaaattttccaaaataatcACAATTACTAAACAGCTGTGCCATATCATCAGTATATTTCTAATAACTCTACATGCTCTGTTCTGAGTGTCTTGTGTTGATTGTTAAGTTCTGTAACTTTTCTTGGGACTTTCCTGGAATCACTCAGtgatttttcattctgtattcTATGCAGAAGTACACAACAggctaaaatgaaattatgttcAGAAACCCATGCAAATCTCCAACACTTATCCTACACATCTTTAAAGTTTGTCTCTTTTCACTGTTTAATTCCTTTGTTTTGAATGTcctttgttggtttgtttttcaagagCTTTTGGCACTGGCAAGCTGTAATCTGTAAGGCCAAGATAATGCACGGGTGTCTGACTTACCTTCATCAGGTAAGGGTTCCCTACACCATTTCTGActgaagaggctgcagaaaGTGGGATAATTAGAGCAAGAACACTActcaaaaattcctttttttttcttttttttttttttctttgcctgaagCCTACTTAGGCAAcaagcacagacagaaaaaaaaacccaatcatgTATTTCTATCTGGAGATTTCAGAACaagaagcagtatttttcagaaaaatctctcCAGGGCTCACCCAGGATCTGTAGTAGAAAACAGTAAGAGAAGCTTTGCCTTCCTATCTTCCCATTAGGTCTTGCAAACTTCCAGCTGGAGCAGTTATCTGAACAGGAGGAAACTGACAGCCTGTAGCACAACACGTTCACCTGGAGAAAATATAGCAACCAGAACAAAAAGACAGAGTCCCACAGTGCGTGCTGTTTGGTAACATGCAGGCTGGTGACTCCTTCAGCTCTGACATCCTTAAGTTCTGTATCTGTTCTTTAAGGCTTCTGTGTTCCGTCCCATCACACATCTTCTGATGGACTGTTTCTTTTGGATGATCCAAACCTGTGGTCAGTCACTGACAGCTCCATTGTTGCTGAAGTGGGACGGATGATGGATCACTAAAGGTTAGCAAGTTCCCATCCGTTCCCTTTAGTCCACATGGTTATTTTAGACTATTGAGAGAAATACAAATGTCTGGATTCCTTTTCCATATAATCCTGTCTAAATAACACAATAAAGTTAGCTCTTCTGCTATTATTGATAAGGATTCTACAATCAGTTCTTTCCAAGAACTTGAGCTCCCATTATAAACATCTCTTTTACCTCTCCCTACCCATCTCCCCAATTATTTTGCCTTTAGCACTTTCTGGTTGTACCTCTTTGTGAAAGGGCAGCATACACAACCACACTACACCAAGACTGACTGGccttcagttatttttcagctgctgccttttttgtttgcttatttggtTGGCATTTATCTTGGTTTTATGGGGATTTTAGCACAATTTTCAGCAGGAGGGCTAAAAACAAGCAATAGGTGTTCAGTTCACCTTTCCTTGATGGAGGATTTCTCTCTACTCCACAGATGATTTTTACAAAGCTTGTTAGAACTGAGAATCTCTAAGACCTGGATCAACTGTCACTTTTGTCTGGAACTGATTGATAGACTTAAAGGATTAACATGGGGTGGAGGAGGGGAGGTAGAAACTGGAAGGTTTtgtgtgttggggttttttatttttatttttaatgcctcTGCTTACTGGATCTACTGACTTTACATTGCTGAGATTGCCCTGCATTATTCTACACTTTCTCTTTCAGAGAAGtgtaacaaaaccaacaaccttgATCTGTTATTGTGGAGACAAAA carries:
- the LOC127385185 gene encoding histone H3: MARTKQTARKSTGGKAPRKQLATKAARKSAPATGGVKKPHRYRPGTVALREIRRYQKSTELLIRKLPFQRLVREIAQDFKTDLRFQSSAVMALQEASEAYLVGLFEDTNLCAIHAKRVTIMPKDIQLARRIRGERA
- the LOC127387122 gene encoding histone H4, whose translation is MSGRGKGGKGLGKGGAKRHRKVLRDNIQGITKPAIRRLARRGGVKRISGLIYEETRGVLKVFLENVIRDAVTYTEHAKRKTVTAMDVVYALKRQGRTLYGFGG